In a genomic window of Oncorhynchus keta strain PuntledgeMale-10-30-2019 chromosome 28, Oket_V2, whole genome shotgun sequence:
- the LOC118361740 gene encoding transcription factor 24-like — MVGRQTIRMDSGNGPVTVMDESPTSSPSPSPDMLTTDSLRPEALQLSRVVQAGGLCGRGRPAATNAARERSRVQTLRSAFLELQRTLPSVPPDTKLSKLDVLILATTYIAHLTQTLQEEGMDEGDSTRQTEALRSLKGDGYLHPVKKWPMRSRLYVGASGQFLNNSKQTENRGESSSTSST; from the exons ATGGTTGGAAGACAGACGATCCGCATGGATAGTGGAAATGGCCCAGTGACAGTTATGGATGAGAGTCCCACATctagccccagccccagtcctgACATGCTGACCACCGACAGTCTGCGTCCAGAGGCCCTGCAGCTCTCCAGGGTGGTCCAGGCAGGTGGGCTCTGTGGCAGAGGACGGCCGGCAGCAACCAACGCAGCGCGGGAGAGGAGTCGAGTGCAGACCCTGAGAAGCGCGTTCCTTGAGTTACAGAGGACTCTTCCGTCGGTGCCACCGGACACCAAACTGTCCAAGCTCGACGTGTTGATTTTGGCCACCACGTACATTGCCCATCTGACTCAGACCTTGcaagaggaagggatggatgagGGAGATAGCACTAGACAAACAGAGGCCTTACGCTCGCTGAAAGGTGATGGTTACCTGCACCCTGTGAAA AAGTGGCCGATGCGATCCAGGTTATACGTCGGAGCCAGCGGTCAGTTTCTGAACAATTCAAAACAGACAGAAAATCGAGGTGAATCATCGTCAACCTCAAGTACATAA